One window of the Candidatus Jettenia sp. genome contains the following:
- a CDS encoding metallophosphoesterase, translated as MRKQTHVTFLIINFLLLFCIFSQGLYAKTLHFIAYGDTRGEIKAIGKPQVKHNTIAKTIRSMDPDFILFSGDMVYYNEFEKFLEVITNNYTGDTTIPLYPAIGNHELMFSERVDELVKEMLRKMGIADKPKEESDSLSSDPSDDGTLEKVWKRLLEEINSLVESRIKTRSREVLCEEIRDKLHPSYSSYLKEVLKGTAEDQSWYSFIRETNGLEIKFLILNSSLPDDEEQFQWFLNELKQFSGPKIILEHYPPYSLGIHGCADLIDKESRASRFRDRYVRFFNDSANNILLIINGHEHNYQRICRIHTTGGVQLPVYIISGGGGAPLAGMGECNASQIPLDGFQCVEFITAYHFIDIMVRTDNNNKVILQGKVFGLRYDLAKGLPDDSAFERQFVKERLELIDDFTLHWQK; from the coding sequence ATGCGTAAACAAACCCACGTAACATTCCTCATTATTAATTTTCTCCTTCTTTTTTGCATTTTTTCCCAGGGTCTTTATGCTAAAACGCTGCATTTCATTGCATATGGAGATACCCGTGGAGAAATTAAGGCAATCGGAAAACCTCAAGTAAAACATAATACGATAGCAAAGACGATACGCAGCATGGACCCTGATTTTATTTTGTTCTCCGGAGATATGGTTTATTACAATGAGTTTGAAAAATTTTTAGAAGTAATTACCAATAATTATACAGGAGATACCACGATCCCGTTGTATCCTGCTATTGGTAATCATGAGCTCATGTTCAGTGAGAGGGTAGATGAGCTGGTGAAGGAAATGCTAAGAAAAATGGGCATAGCAGATAAACCAAAGGAGGAATCAGATTCACTGTCTTCGGATCCTTCGGATGACGGTACTCTGGAAAAGGTATGGAAGAGATTACTCGAAGAGATCAATTCTCTTGTAGAATCAAGGATAAAGACGAGGAGCCGTGAGGTCTTATGTGAAGAAATCAGAGATAAATTACATCCTTCCTATAGCTCTTACTTAAAAGAGGTGTTGAAGGGTACGGCGGAGGATCAATCATGGTATTCCTTCATCAGGGAGACCAATGGATTGGAGATAAAATTTCTTATCTTAAACTCCTCATTACCTGATGATGAAGAACAATTCCAATGGTTTCTGAATGAATTAAAGCAATTTAGCGGTCCTAAAATTATTCTCGAACACTATCCGCCATATTCTCTTGGGATTCATGGCTGTGCAGACCTGATAGACAAAGAATCCAGAGCATCAAGATTTCGGGACCGGTATGTAAGGTTTTTTAATGATAGCGCAAATAACATACTCCTGATTATCAATGGCCATGAGCATAATTACCAGCGAATCTGCAGGATACATACAACAGGTGGCGTGCAATTGCCTGTATATATTATTTCAGGTGGCGGCGGCGCTCCTCTGGCAGGTATGGGTGAATGTAATGCTTCTCAAATTCCTCTCGATGGTTTTCAGTGTGTAGAATTTATAACGGCTTATCACTTCATAGACATTATGGTACGCACCGATAATAACAATAAGGTAATTTTGCAGGGTAAAGTATTTGGTCTGCGGTACGATTTAGCGAAGGGATTACCGGATGACAGTGCCTTTGAAAGGCAATTTGTGAAGGAACGTCTGGAATTAATTGATGATTTTACGTTACACTGGCAAAAATAA
- a CDS encoding cytochrome P460 family protein, which yields MKKIYSPIMLFPLVISILSAGCGLMEMMERETGTVEEPSKMTKEERKADKIADKLWEKIQKESYRQNWKMWPGKEAFYPGKEPHGTLLITYVNDIAYDAIVNKKERMPPEAIIIKENYTQNKDLASITAIQKIEGFNPDANDWYWVQFGPGGEVMTIEEYGQTTRLAGKIDECINCHSEQSSNDYLFTGSSGGTMFETKKTKAEETEEDEEDEEDKEAEEAHEEAANEKEIAEGIWSKIQIENYRENWKMWPGKEAFSPGEEPHGALSTTYLNDTAYDALENKEKQLPHGSILVKEDYTPAKELTAITVMKKIEEYNPEANDWYWVQYRMNGEVATKKKNGKIMILAGKVSDCSDCHARRNNNDYIFTSTLGEEIPEADIEEIKEEMPTDEEIADKIWNTMESEDYQKSWKMWPKKEAFYKGREPHGALLTTYVNDPAYKAIVNKEKQMPDGAIIIKENYTPNKELTSIMVMNKRENYGSEVNDWYWVQYEPDGEVMTMEKEDETVTLAGKVEDCIDCHGKKINNDYLYTSSLREFQR from the coding sequence ATGAAAAAGATTTATTCGCCCATCATGTTATTCCCTCTGGTAATAAGCATTCTCTCAGCGGGATGCGGACTGATGGAAATGATGGAAAGAGAAACCGGTACTGTAGAAGAGCCATCTAAAATGACCAAGGAGGAGCGCAAAGCCGATAAAATAGCTGATAAACTTTGGGAAAAGATACAGAAGGAAAGCTACCGGCAGAATTGGAAGATGTGGCCAGGCAAGGAAGCTTTCTATCCAGGAAAGGAACCACATGGAACTTTATTAATTACCTATGTAAATGACATCGCTTATGATGCAATAGTAAATAAAAAGGAACGTATGCCTCCGGAAGCAATAATAATTAAAGAAAACTATACGCAAAACAAAGACCTTGCTTCTATCACCGCAATACAAAAGATAGAAGGTTTTAATCCTGATGCCAATGACTGGTATTGGGTCCAATTTGGACCAGGCGGTGAAGTTATGACCATTGAAGAGTATGGCCAAACTACGAGGTTAGCAGGCAAAATCGATGAATGTATCAATTGCCATAGTGAACAGAGCAGTAACGACTACCTTTTTACAGGTTCTTCAGGAGGAACAATGTTTGAGACTAAAAAAACTAAAGCTGAGGAAACTGAAGAAGATGAGGAAGATGAAGAAGATAAGGAAGCCGAAGAAGCTCATGAAGAAGCAGCAAACGAAAAAGAAATTGCTGAAGGAATTTGGAGTAAGATACAGATTGAAAATTATCGGGAAAATTGGAAGATGTGGCCAGGAAAAGAGGCTTTTTCACCAGGAGAAGAGCCGCATGGGGCTTTATCAACCACTTACCTGAACGACACTGCTTATGATGCATTGGAAAATAAAGAGAAACAATTGCCTCACGGGTCGATACTGGTTAAAGAAGACTACACACCAGCTAAAGAACTTACCGCTATCACGGTAATGAAAAAAATAGAAGAGTATAATCCCGAAGCAAATGATTGGTACTGGGTTCAATACAGAATGAATGGAGAAGTTGCAACAAAGAAGAAGAATGGCAAAATTATGATACTGGCCGGTAAGGTTAGCGATTGCTCCGACTGCCATGCCAGGCGTAACAATAATGATTACATTTTTACCAGTACATTAGGTGAAGAAATACCTGAAGCTGATATTGAGGAAATAAAGGAAGAAATGCCTACCGATGAGGAAATTGCAGATAAGATCTGGAATACCATGGAGAGTGAAGATTATCAAAAAAGCTGGAAGATGTGGCCAAAGAAAGAAGCTTTTTATAAAGGGAGGGAACCCCATGGGGCTTTATTAACTACCTATGTAAACGACCCTGCTTATAAGGCAATTGTGAATAAAGAGAAACAGATGCCTGACGGCGCAATAATTATCAAGGAAAACTATACACCGAATAAAGAGCTTACCTCTATCATGGTAATGAATAAAAGGGAAAATTATGGCAGCGAGGTTAATGATTGGTATTGGGTGCAGTATGAACCTGATGGAGAAGTTATGACTATGGAAAAGGAAGATGAAACGGTAACACTCGCAGGTAAGGTAGAGGATTGTATTGACTGTCATGGTAAGAAGATTAACAATGATTACCTCTATACAAGTTCCCTCAGGGAGTTTCAAAGATAA
- a CDS encoding DUF3147 domain-containing protein gives MSIATFIGSQGRGLLASFMAIFPAITLLTSVLIYNRGGQAATIHYAKGLLLMTPSWIIYVLCIIFLLPRLGFVKSVAIGVITYMVFSWITSVIVSHFGWGA, from the coding sequence GTGAGCATAGCGACATTTATTGGCTCGCAGGGAAGGGGCCTGCTTGCTTCTTTTATGGCGATCTTTCCTGCCATTACCTTGCTGACCTCTGTCCTAATCTATAACAGAGGTGGGCAGGCTGCTACAATACATTATGCAAAGGGTCTCCTTTTGATGACGCCATCATGGATTATCTATGTGCTGTGTATTATCTTTTTATTGCCCCGGTTAGGATTTGTGAAATCAGTTGCTATTGGTGTGATAACCTATATGGTTTTTTCATGGATTACGAGTGTTATCGTAAGTCATTTTGGATGGGGGGCGTGA